One segment of Theobroma cacao cultivar B97-61/B2 chromosome 9, Criollo_cocoa_genome_V2, whole genome shotgun sequence DNA contains the following:
- the LOC18590880 gene encoding protein SAND, whose protein sequence is MSLDSSSSSSSGDEYIEENPNSNPKMVDERFEVLTLTEPVELESNHRGDGSEIENGSLNRERNGGDEDDDRLRVENQEIFGDAGPSSPSSSGYAGERGSSSATSASRIDEASEIDDNEIREVRNDGSLEGISDSQASSWVPGKRHIDEDDASISWRKRKKHFFILSNSGKPIYSRYGDEHKLAGFSATLQAIISFVENGGDRVKLVKAGKHQVVFLVKGPIYLVCISCTEEPFESLKGQLELIYGQMILILTKSINRCFEKNPKFDMTPLLGGTDVVFSSLIHSFSWNPATFLHAYTCLPLAYATRQAAGAILQDVADSGVLFAILMCKHKVISLVGAQKASLHPDDMLLLSNFVMSSESFRTSESFSPICLPRYNPMAFLYAYVHFLDVDTYLMLLTTSSDAFYHLKDCRIRIEMVLLKSNVLSEVQRSMIDGGMRVEDLPIDPLPRLGSSPHLGQQRPPTDSPERPTEPFIGIGGPAGLWHFIYRSIYLDQYVSSEFSPPLNSPRQQKRLYRAYQRLFASMHDKGIGPHKTQFRRDENCVLLCWVTQDFELYAAFDPLADKALAIKTCNRVCQWVKDVENEIFLQGASPFSW, encoded by the exons ATGTCGTTGGATTCCAGCTCATCTTCGTCTTCTGGTGATGAGTACATCGAGGAAAACCCTAATTCTAATCCCAAAATGGTGGATGAGCGGTTCGAAGTGTTGACATTGACTGAACCGGTGGAATTGGAATCTAATCATCGGGGAGATGGCAGCGAAATCGAGAATGGATCGTTGAATCGGGAGAGAAACGGCGGGGACGAGGACGACGATCGGTTACGAGTGGAGAATCAGGAAATCTTCGGCGATGCAGGGCCTTCGAGTCCCAGCAGCAGCGGGTACGCCGGGGAGAGAGGGAGCAGCAGCGCCACGAGCGCGTCGAGGATCGATGAGGCGAGTGAGATTGATGATAATGAGATTCGGGAAGTTAGGAACGATGGTTCGCTCGAAGGAATCTCGGATTCTCAGGCCTCCTCCTGGGTTCCCGGTAAACGCCACATCGATGAG GATGATGCTTCGATATCAtggagaaagaggaagaagcacttctttattttgagtaattctGGCAAACCAATATATTCCAG ATATGGAGATGAACACAAGCTAGCTGGTTTTTCAGCAACGCTACAAGCCATTATTTCCTTTGTGGAGAATGG GGGAGATCGTGTCAAATTGGTTAAGGCTGGAAAACACCAG GTGGTCTTTCTTGTGAAGGGAccaatttatttagtttgtaTCAGCTGCACAGAGGAGCCTTTTGAATCATTAAAAGGACAATTGGAGCTTATTTATGGTCAG ATGATACTTATCTTAACAAAGTCCATAAATAGGTGCTTTGAGAAGAATCCTAAGTTTGATATGACACCTTTGCTTGGAGGAACAGATGTTGTTTTCTCTTCCCTCATCCACTCCTTCAGTTG GAACCCAGCTACATTTCTTCATGCATACACTTGTCTTCCTCTTGCTTATGCGACAAGGCAAGCTGCAGGTGCTATATTGCAAGATGTTGCTGATTCAGGGGTACTATTTGCAATACTAATGTGTAAACACAAG GTTATCAGTCTGGTTGGTGCACAAAAGGCCTCACTTCATCCTGATGATATGTTGCTACTTTCGAACTTTGTGATGTCATCGGAGTCATTTAG GACATCAGAATCATTCTCGCCAATTTGCTTACCAAGATATAATCCTATGGCCTTTTTGTATGCTTATGTGCATTTTCTTGAT GTCGATACATACTTGATGTTGCTTACTACCAGTTCAGATGCCTTCTATCACCTTAAAGATTGCAG GATTCGCATAGAAATGGTCCTTTTGAAGTCCAATGTTCTTAGCGAAGTTCAGAGATCAATGATAGATGGTGGTATGCGTGTTGAGGATTTGCCCATTGACCCATTGCCTCGATTAGGATCATCTCCTCATCTAGGCCAGCAAAGACCTCCAACAGATTCTCCTGAGAGGCCTACGGAACCATTTATTGGCATTGGTGGTCCTGCTGGACTTTGGCATTTCATTTATCGTAGTATATATCTGGATCAATATGTATCCTCTGAGTTCTCACCACCTCTTAACAGTCCCCGGCAACAGAAAAG ATTGTATAGAGCTTACCAGAGACTGTTTGCTTCCATGCACGATAAAGGAATTGGGCCCCATAAAACTCAGTTTAGAAGAGATGAAAATTGTG TTTTACTCTGCTGGGTCACACAGGATTTTGAACTCTATGCAGCATTTGATCCACTTGCAGACAAG GCTCTAGCCATAAAGACTTGCAACCGGGTTTGTCAATGGGTAAAAGATGTGGAAAACGAGATCTTTTTGCAGGGAGCAAGCCCCTTTTCATGGTGA